Proteins encoded together in one Vigna angularis cultivar LongXiaoDou No.4 chromosome 5, ASM1680809v1, whole genome shotgun sequence window:
- the LOC108340405 gene encoding beta-glucosidase 12-like isoform X4 gives MKNMNLDAHRISISWSRILPNGKLSGGINQEGIDYYNNLINELLANGLEPFVTLFHWDLPQALEDEYGGFLSPRIVKDFQDYAELCFKEFGERVKKWITLNEPLTFSELGYAEGIYAPGRCSSWLNPSCNGGDSGIEPYLVAHHQLLAHAAAVNVYKTKYKIIQNGLIGITLNFVWSVPLSENKLDREASERTVDFMFGWFMDPLTKGDYPKSMRLLVKSRLPKFTNNNSRLLINSFDFIGINYYTARYVSDAPELRNVRSSFTTDALANFSYVREGKAIGLNVRFWIVDASQVSMFLSVIKILFMIMQVGTDWLYVYPKGFRDFLLYTKEKYNNPIIYITENGINDYDDPSLSLEESLLDIYRVDYHYRHLYFLQEAMKNGVNVKGYFVWSLLDNFEWPFGYTMRFGLNFVDYRNGLKRYPKLSALWFKDFLNKEFKYQSSL, from the exons ATGAAGAATATGAATTTGGATGCTCACAGAATTTCTATATCTTGGTCAAGAATTCTTCCGA ATGGAAAACTGAGTGGAGGTATAAACCAAGAAGGAATTGACTATTACAACAACCTTATCAATGAGCTACTGGCAAATG gttTAGAACCATTTGTGACACTTTTCCATTGGGATCTTCCACAAGCTTTAGAAGATGAATACGGTGGCTTCTTAAGTCCTCGCATTGT GAAAGATTTCCAAGACTATGCAGAGCTTTGCTTCAAGGAATTTGGAGAGAGAGTAAAAAAGTGGATAACTTTGAATGAGCCATTGACTTTCAGCGAGCTAGGCTATGCAGAAGGAATATATGCACCGGGTCGATGTTCTTCTTGGTTGAATCCTAGTTGCAATGGTGGCGATTCTGGGATAGAACCCTATTTGGTCGCGCATCACCAACTTCTTGCTCATGCTGCAGCGGTTAATGTCTACAAGACCAAGTACAAG ATAATTCAAAATGGCTTGATAGGCATAACTTTGAATTTTGTTTGGAGTGTGCCACTCTCTGAAAACAAACTTGATCGAGAGGCTAGTGAACGAACTGTTGACTTCATGTTCGGATG GTTTATGGATCCATTAACAAAAGGAGATTATCCAAAAAGCATGCGTTTGTTGGTGAAATCACGATTACCAAAATTTACAAACAACAATTCCAGATTGCTTATTaattcatttgattttattggCATAAACTACTACACTGCTAGATATGTCTCTGATGCACCAGAATTAAGAAATGTCAGAAGCAGTTTTACGACAGATGCTCTTGCAAATTTTTCAT ATGTTCGTGAAGGAAAAGCTATTGGTCTAAATGTAAGGTTTTGGATTGTAGATGCTTCACAAGTTAGTATGTTTCTCTCAGTTATAAAGATACTTTTCATGATCATGCAGGTTGGTACAGATTGGTTGTACGTTTATCCAAAAGGATTTCGTGACTTTTTGTTATACACTAAAGAGAAATACAACAATCCTATAATTTATATTACTGAAAATG gtataaatgattatgatgatCCATCACTCTCACTTGAAGAATCTCTCTTGGATATTTATAGAGTTGATTATCATTATCgtcatttatattttcttcaagaagcAATGAA GAATGGTGTAAATGTAAAAGGGTATTTTGTATGGTCACTCTTAGACAATTTTGAATGGCCCTTTGGTTACACGATGCGATTTGGACTGAATTTTGTAGATTACAGAAACGGCTTGAAAAGATACCCAAAACTTTCTGCCTTATGGTTCAAGGATTTTCTCAATAAAGAATTCAAATATCAAAGTTCCTTGTAA